A window of Tachypleus tridentatus isolate NWPU-2018 chromosome 7, ASM421037v1, whole genome shotgun sequence genomic DNA:
gtAAGACttcttaaaacttttttttttcatacacgTACGCATGCAACGTCAGTGACAAAGTACGgcttatatttcattttcttagaATGAACCTCATGTAAGTTAGATGACCCCTTTGTGATTATGTACAAACTATATAGAGCAAATATAACTGAACTAGTAAGTATTCGTGTATTTGGACATAAGAAaaccacattaagctatctgctgtgtcctctCTGGTGGAGTcaaacccctgatgttagcgttggaCGTGCATAGACTTACGCTGCCCCACTGGGGAACCTGGTAtgtaaaaattacttattattatacatgagctacagaaattaaatagaaGCATTATCTCATTACGACTAATCGAAATGTGCTAGTTAAATAAGTGGTACTACGTTTTTCTCACtgttattagaataataaatgaaaataaaatataataattaaaagtgtattaGCGCTAACTTTCTTATTAGGCTTAATCAAGTACTTTTTATtgttaatagaatatttattaatttttcaatgaTAGTTAAATATCATTCGAGATCAAGGAATCTAGACAAAACATTTGTTCACATATGCCACAGTTTCTTAATAACTCCTAATGTACTATCGTACTATTTTAAAttcaatatgattttttaaattactgattataagatttccttatatttattattattaacgagTCGTATAATTGAAACACGTATCCGTCTTGTCGTGGGCAGTAATTCTGATAAaagtttaattagaataatttctgACGCTTTCTTTCTGTATGCATTTGTCTCTTgaacaatcaaataaaaataaaatcttcctCGATTaggtttataattaaacattagaaatatttttctaactactaatattattgatattttaaggtTTCCGCAAATATAACAGTATAAagagtttaagtttgtttgttttggaatttcgcacaaagctactcgagggctatctgtgctagccgtccctaatttagcagtgtaagactagagggaaggcagctagtcatcaccacccaccgccaactcttgggctactcttttaccaacgaatagtgggattgaccgtcacattatacacccccacggctgggagggcgagcatgtttagcgcgacgcgggcgcgaacccgcgaccctcggattacgagtcgcacgccttacgcgctcggccatgccaggccaagagtTTAAGCAAAGGTTTGTTATTAACATTCTAAACACGTTTATAAAAACTGTTGCGTAGctgtaatttctttaaaaaccaaaatacccaattaatatcaagtatggTCATACGTATCTATATGTTGAATGCAGtttcaaataaatttcatatttcttaatttattcataaaagaacatataaatatgtgtttgtttgttttttgaatttcacgcaaagttactcgagggctatttgcgttagccgtccctaatttagcagtgtgagactagagggaaggcagctagtcatcaccatcaaccgcaactcttgagctactcttttcccagtggatagtgggattgaccttagcTTTACGACGTTACCACGGCaaaaagagcgatcatgtttggtatgacgggaattcgaactcgcgaccctcaggttacgagtcgagcgtcctaaccacctgaccatgccaggcctcgatTGTGAATAATGTCTTTGAAAACTGAAAGACCACCGAAGGTGGTGACGTGAAATATCTGCCTAGCCGCCGACACGTTTTCACTCCGTAAGAGATTTCAAACATTCTAAAAGGAAACTACACATACGGCAATAAATCCATCGCTAAGAGTTTATGAACTTGGTAAAAAGACAGATCTAAGAGTTATGTGTAAAAAGGCTTAAATCTACAATGTTGTAGGTAATTATTCACCAAGTGATTTAACTTTGTATCAATCCATCTAAAGACTTGAAAACATAAGTTTTTATCATCTTAGGTAAAAGAACAAAGTAAGTTGCAAATCCCGCTCTGACTAAACGTAAAACGTCGACTTCGTTATGACTTGACCACAAGAACCGTTGTGAGGAACAACGGGAAACTGTCATATAAAGTAATGAATCTCAATGTTCGTTTTAGCTGATCGCGTCTAGATCTGACAGCAATGTGTAAAGACTGTCTTTATTGTGAAAATGTCAAAACTGTGTAAAGTAATGGGGATGTTATTATGAGGTAACCTGCTGAAGGTCGTTTGGAACCATCAGTGTCTTGGTATATTTTGATACTGCGATCAAAGCCGCATTGATGGAACTATGCGACATAATACATCATTTCTTACATAATAAGATGACCAGCAGATATTTGACACAATATCCAGAACCTGTCTTGACTAGCCCAGAGCTCCAACCTGATTCTAATTTGTTCTCAAATGTTTTACGACGTATCCTCAACAAGAGATACAGACCTTGAAACCTCACTAGATTTGAAAATTGCTTTGCAAAGGAATAAGCGATATATAACCATAAGAAACAAACCAAGGGTTAGTGTGTCAAATATGGACCAGCTCCCTAAGAAGATGACTTGCCAGTGGCTAAATATGGTATCTTCTTTTTAGTGTGTGGTTCAATtataacttgtataaaaaaaataaccgGAGTTAAAACAGCAAACAATAAacctgttttttatttcattttgttcagTTGTCAATTTGCGAATGTTTTATAATCTTGTAAGTGAATTCGTCCCATTCGTCAGAGAAACAACTTGAAAACAAAACGTAAGTTTAAAAGTAGTTTTACTTACAACCTTCCatcattttatttactctttGAAGTAATAATCAATGCATGTTTGTTGAAATTACCGCAGTTTGAATAAAAAGATAAACTTGTAATTTCCAGAGAACAAACCGTgtcaataaaacacaacattagaTTCTTCCAACTTAAAACAGAAGCATagctaaacataaaaaatgtCAGTAAAGCACGAAACTTTGTAATTGCGGCTCTGTAGCCTGAACTGTCTCAAATTGCCTTCTATAAACGGATTGACATCTAACAATGAGTTCTgtaaaaacttgtactttttcaTTTGTCTTAAAACCCAATACAGAGGCTGTAACAAATTAGTTTCTAAAAATATTcaaagagaaaaattattttctattgatCAGAAAATAAGACCAACTTTGAAATCTCTTCCGTGGATTATATATCTTCGATTTGAAGTCTGTCAACCTAATTACAAAGTTGAAATTTTTAACCTTCTTTAatctttttattactttaatgaacACACACGAGAAGGATAATTAACCAAACAGGATATATTTGATTCacgttaattttaattatttttctgaatGCAAATACGTCTTTCTATCGATCTTTCCGAACTTTTTGAAATCTATTATTCTAATCAATAACGCTGATTTAAAGCGAGCAGCGCCTTAACTGTGTttgcaaacttttattttactgtttcatagaagaaatgtttcttttaaagaaaTGCAAGGTTTAATTAAACggcatttgattttttaaaacagtaagacTGTTCCTAATAATTGCGGCAAGGCTAGCAttggcaggtggttaaggcgctcgattcgtaatttgagggtcgtgggttcgaattcccgtcacacccaacatgctcgccctatcagtcgtgggggcgttataaagttacagtcagtcccactattcgtcggtaaaagagtaggtccaagagttggcagtgggtagtaatgactagctgccttttctctagtcttacattgttaaattagagacagcttttgtagctttacatgaaattccaaaaaaaaacacacaaacaaacctaATAGTTGCATCTAAGgtttcttcttgtttcagtcaGATAACTCTATAACTGTAGCACTAGAATCATGATgggaaactgaaattaaaatgaagAAGACAgttgacaaaatacaaaatattttacttacacgTTCGAATTGTCTTCATCTTCTTTATTAACTCTAGAATTACTTTATCACAAATGTCAATTTAAACCTAAATTCACTTTATGTTGTTTATGGGTGGTGCAAAAGTCATTGTTTAATCATGATACCTAGTATCAATTAGATCTTACTCCAGAtaacctacaaaatgatcaaacaattCTCTGCAATTCTGGAGTcaaaaagatatcttagaaataagagaattgttATGGAATTACCAGATCAAGCACCCGATATCAATCCAATTGAAAATTTATGGACTAAGTTAAACCAATTAACGATAGATCACAAGCCAAACATGGagatgaactttttgaagtactcgAAGAAGATGGCAGTCAGTCACTCAGGAATATGTATACAAACTCCTTGAAATGATGCCACATTCatatgaagcagtactgaaatacaAGGGAAtgttaacttgtgaaactggtttgtgttattatGAGTTCCATTTTTACGTttgattattgcagagaaactaatttaattattttgtaagataACTGGAATAAAAAGTACCAAAAAATGACACCAGATggacaacactttttatgagaatatgtaactaaaatcatgaaaatctCATGTATTTATGAAAGCTActgttaaaattagaatttgagatcatatttgaacagagtgcattctaaaaatatatagttttacatattttttgttatctaataaaagatgtaaCAAATTAACACATTTTCAAGGAGATCCATTTTTGTTTGTCCACTTCCtgtatataaatttaattctACTGTAagtgatgttatcattaccccttgaagttgcGTTTCTTACAGAGATCTGGGTTCCCTTTGAAAAGCCTAAATACAgaatgaaacaggaattaccagccaataatacatgaacattagatgactgaaacatgtagaatactcatcagtgatgtcgagaaacccacttgttgagaaatttatatgcaaaaacggctcgtttgggttgagaaaatattttacatagaagagcgaacaacgtttcgaccttctatgtaaaatattttctcaacccaaacgagccgtttttgcatataaatgtagaatactcaatgctttgtacatcATACAATTGCAGTCATTAGGAATCCAACCGTACATTATACATAAAGTGAATTAGTAAATTAAATTCAAACCACATAATACTAAATTTTAGTACCCACATTCATAGAATACACTTGCAGTCAGAGGAAGAAACACCACAAAACACTTACTTTGCCAAGTGTAAAATTATGTAACCAACATGGAAGAAAAAGAATGGAAAATGGATGATAGAGCTGTACACAGGTCACCTCTACATGACttccaatattaaaatttaatgtaactgtaaaatgcatattatattacttttggtattattttctttaccataatacCATGGTCATGTTAGGTTAAGCATCAATCTAATGTGATTAAGAGCCCACGATTTGATGTAAATGTTGAGTCTAAACATGTGTTGAATATTTCAGACTAATAGACTCAGTATGAGGTTAGTCAAAATAACTGACCTTGTAACTATTTTGTACTTGTGCATTTTACagcattacattaaatattagtaCTGAGCATTATGTAGAGATTAAATATGTATCACTGTatcattgttgtatttttttttctttttggcaCTGCCATCTCTacaacattttatgtttacaaaaatgttttttgttatatgtaGCTTTGAGAAACGCctctgcataccatatattcccaacattaacagacaaataaccaacatttggtaaaaactagtaacacaatatgacattccagtgaataccaaatttattcaaaaaccaggcacaaaactaaggtctatactatgtaaaaactacactgacaaacaccacaccaacattatttataaaatacaatgtgataactgccacgacttctatattggagaaacaagtagaaaaatggaaaccagattcaaagaacataagtcaccttcatacattttcaaacactgcaaatcaaataaacacaacataactatagaaaacacccaaataccaaataaagaaacaaacaaatgcaaaattaaagaatccttacttgtacaacaactcaagcccaaaataaacctatacaaaggaacacctttatatctatattaataaatataatcaaacatctaagcacgccctctacattcctacactcagttacacaacccccttcaaacatgtggtcagctatcggtcagttacctctttctttgtgaacctgacgataaccgaagaagatcgaaacgttgttcactcctctacataaaaattttctctacccataccagctgtttttacatatatattttttctacaagtgggttttctcactATCACGAATCTATTATCAGTTAACAACTCGTTAACCATCAAGCATGTATTGCTTTTACAGTAGATAATACACTGCTGTAGGAAGTCATCCTGTGTACAATTCAGGATGATCATTTACAGAATCAAACATAGATTCATCTAGTGGTAGATGGTGCAAGTCAATTTCAACCAACAGTGAAACAAACAGGTGTACAAAGCACTAGAAGTAGAATAGCAACAAATGAAAGGAgggcaacaaaaataaatataagagaaaacattaagaaaaaaatgtattccaCATGTGAGAAATCTTGCTTATTTGAAAACATCCAAATAGTAATTTGTTCTCCTGTGCATGTTAAGCCAAACTAAAAACACAACACCAGTATGAAACCTGGCTGAAATGTTGGTAATTACTTTGCATTAACATTCTTCCATCTAAAATTACTACCTACAAAACACTGCAGAAATGCAAAGGTTTCTTAAAAATTGCAATAAGCAGTATcttataacaagtttttaaatttatcaaaattacttCCTTCAAACTTCTGAAAATTTAGAATTAGTTCACAtgccatcattgtttgtttttgaattttgcacagagccacacgagggctatctgctctagccatccctaatttagcagtgtaagactaaagcgaaggcagctagtcatcaccacctacctccaactcttgggttacaattttaccaacaaattgtgagATTGAaggatacattataatgcccccacagctgaaagggtgagcatgtttggtgtgatgaggattctaACTCACAACCCTCAGTttgcaagtcgagcaccctaaccaccagatcCACTGTCACGGAGGAAAAGTCCAATGacagattttttttatgaatacattACTGACTAAAAATTTAACTGTTAAATTTATGGAAATTTGATATCTACACAAAACATTCAGTGTTTTCTGTTCAATGAAGTAAAAACGATAAAGTTTTGAAGAAATTAGAGATTTTAGGTTGTTTTTGGAGTTTTATAATAACCTTGTATTGATTGCTGCaatgttttacttaaaaaaaaccaATTTTTGTTGACAGACATTTATGCTATAACCTTTAAGACATAAAAGCACAATGTTACACATTGCCTATTGATTTTAGTACAAAcatactcaaaggctatctgtggtagccttctctaattttaaagaattttattacATGGAAGGTCATTATTCAACACCATTTACAGCCAATTCTCGGGCTACTATTTACCACTGAACAGTTGGATTGGTCATCACATTTTAGCATCCCCATAGTTAAAAGATCAAACATTTCAAGAATGGGTTTTGATCTTAGAATTCTCAGATATTGAGTAAAGTTCTGACTACCAGGCTATGTAAAGCACAGAGTTCAAAGACTtttaacacttattattaatagtacaaaaaataataccaaataaattaaaattctcacatttatttattcatgaaatgcttcaaataaaaagaaaagattttttaCATACAATACAGATGTATTATAACTCATGTACACTACTAGTCATCATACAACACAGATGTATTATAACTCATGTACACTACTAGTCATCATACAATACAGATGTATTATAACTCATGCACACTACTAGTCATCATACAATACAGATGTATTATAACTCATGCACACTACTAGTCATCATACAATACAGATGTATTATAACTTATGTACACTACTAGTCATCATACAATACAGATGTATTATAACTCATGTACACTACTAGTCATCATACAATACAGATGTATTATAACTTATGTACACTACTAGTCATCATACAATACAGATGTATTATAACTCATGTACACTACTAGTCATCATACAATACAGATGTATTATAACTTATGTACACTACTAGTCATCATACAATACAGATGTATTATAACTTATGTACACTACTAGTCATCATACAATACAGATGTATTATAACTCATGTACACTACTAGTCATCATACAATACAGATGTATTATAACTTATGTACACTACTAGTCAtccaaaaatttagtttttaaatagaaACAATTTCTTTCACAGCAATTCGACTAACGATAGATCCTAATAACGATCCACATCCACAGTTCTCTTCAGCCTCTTTGATTTTATAAACCTAAAGAAAAGAACATGAAACCTGTAAAACACTACAAATCAGTTCTTCCCATAAACGTTTAAAATACATCTTAAGTCATGTTTACTCAATAATGAGCATTTTGCTAGTGTGGTATATTAATGTACACTTATAAGTAAATTAAACCACATTCTATTACACTTCACATAACATAAGCTTTCcaaattattcttttaaagaatacaatttttttaatggtAATGAAAGCTTGGTTATTTCTTCTATTGTCTGGATATTTCAACAAACATATTCACCGTGTTGAACTAATTTCATATGTacacatttatatacaaataattatagaGGCAATACCTTTTTTATTTCCTGTTCATTAGAATGCTTGCTTAGAGTATCAAGTGGGACTAGTTTTCCTTTAACTACTGAGTTGACTTTTGTTCCATCTTCATCATTGATGGTGAGTACAAGAATAGAGGTATCATTCTCACCAATACCAAAAGTTTTCAGTGACTCTGTGATCTGAAAAACAGAACATAAAAAGTAACTCCATAATCAAtaacaacttggttacatttacatataaaaattgtattgttataataCATACTTAGAAATATCAAACTAACACATTATGCACTCTGAAACTTcgattttataaaaatttaacttttaaaaaacttATATTACATCtgaaaagtaatatttgtattacagAAGTTTAAGTGAGATTTTTCTATTGAGAGTTATTAACAAAATGCAGTCAACTTAACTACCAATAATTCAAGACTAATAAATACTTACAACATAGTGAAAAAATctctaaacaaaaattaaatttttatcagaGTTTACAAAGGTTTTTcaagtattcaaaatatttttatattacacaaaatacaGTAAGATAATTTAATGATCGTATTACTAACATTTTTTGATGGTGATAGGTTGTATAAAATTTCAGAATAAATTCCTTTTGTCTTTAACGTTCCTTGTTGTTGACTTAGGACTGCTTTATTAGCTGCAACTAACAGCTGAAATGTATCCAACACCTAcagttaaagaaaatatacatatacacacaatgaataaaatttaaaaatttaaattacacataatgtaactaaaaaaaaataaatatatattataactaaCTTAAGGTTAGGGGTAGTTACAtgaatagtttaaatatttgattagataattttaactttgttagAAAATGAGATAccatcaaatggtgatgtcacaTTATGTCTACAATGAAATGTTAATTACACAAAATGTCTGAATCTGAAAAGAATACAGTGTGAAACTTAAAAGAATTATGCAGGATGAACTAAATAACTTATACAAAGCATAAGCTTTAATTTACTGGATTTCAAGTGGAGCAAAGGGTAGGTAAAAAAGGAACATTTGAAGAATCATAAAActcacagtaaagaaaaaaatcctAGTTTACAGTAAGTTAAGCCTTATTATACAACTTATTAATGTCTGGTTAGTTCTAGAAATACTAAGTTTAAAATGACAGAAAGTATTTAAGTTTAAAAGCATTGACTCCAAAGcatatttgtatattatcttCAAATGACATGAGATACAACCCTTAATATAAAAGTGTGTACAACATGTTACTGCTTCATGCTCAACATGGCAGAAACAGCAAAACCTAAAGAACAAGATGCCCATCTAACAACAAAGCATTCACAATAATTAACAtaactgtttttacataatttgtataaaaattagaaaatgaaactaCAGAAACATATAATGGACCAAAATTATTTGATATGGAGTAATTTCTCACTGccaaatgaataaaaaatgttttcacacaaaattcaatgtacattttaaaatatatattaataaataattaactgttttacAGCTCCATACCTCAACTCACTCAAGTTCAGTGGATTAGTGGCAGAGAAAATAAACTGTCTGTCTTCCAACTGGGAAACTGTAGCTAATAAAATCTTAGATGGCTGTTTTAGgaagtattgtttatattataggcTTGAACAGTTCTATagaaaatgtttctaaatttggtgGTGATAGCAAAATTCTGAGAAAGATCATccttttgaaaatgtttcttttacacAAAACAACTTTGACAGTCCAAATGCACAATCCAGAGTGTGGGAAATGAgtttaatatttagtgtaaagtaatacagttgatgTATTCTACAAGACTCTGACACCCCAGTTGGAATGATGTGTGTACATACAGTTTTGATCCTGTCACTACAATAAGGATATAAACACATTCTGAAAAATTGGGAAACTGCCTTCTAGAATTATACTTTGGTTTAAGTAGATGAAATTATATGAAGCTAGACACTGTTTACAGAAGCAGAAGAATTAGGGAGAGAGGGGAAATTGATTTACATGTTAAAAgttgtttaaatgtttgtacaaCCTTTGTAAGAATTGTATGTTTGAATGAAAAAGACACTGGAACAAAAACACCTCAAATACCAGCAGTTCTCAAGACTTTTGTAAGAATTGTGCAGTTGAATGAAAGAGTAGAAGCTGGAAACAACCTCAaatacaaacagtattttaagTCTGAACAAAGGACAGCAGAGATTGAAAACCCAAGCTCAAATATCAGAAGTTCTCAAGATTGAATTCACTAACATGTTAATAATTTGCAAGCAAATCTTCCATACTGTGTCACAAATTTTGCTACTTACAATTTTCCATGAATGA
This region includes:
- the LOC143256530 gene encoding EKC/KEOPS complex subunit Tprkb-like, translating into MAVTFELDKNLKAKVTLMLYSDVTNSQELRQKLVEGSLQCSIIKPTLVLDTFQLLVAANKAVLSQQQGTLKTKGIYSEILYNLSPSKNITESLKTFGIGENDTSILVLTINDEDGTKVNSVVKGKLVPLDTLSKHSNEQEIKKVYKIKEAEENCGCGSLLGSIVSRIAVKEIVSI